A part of Setaria viridis chromosome 8, Setaria_viridis_v4.0, whole genome shotgun sequence genomic DNA contains:
- the LOC117866741 gene encoding uncharacterized protein has protein sequence MADAPNDPAAGYYSGRPLNYDGQQAEATAPQARPQPAVGEQANALPVAPQPQPPPDAGEHANHTHAHGVPGYYKVRVNRTDTAAVPPPPPPAAVAQAPAPAPPAAGIEPEKEQSYIKKLLMCFKGRKDKK, from the exons ATGGCCGACGCCCCTAACGATCCTGCCG CTGGCTACTACAGCGGCCGTCCGCTGAACTACGACGGGCAGCAAGCTGAGGCCACGGCGCCACAGGCACGCCCGCAACCAGCTGTCGGTGAGCAGGCCAACGCTCTGCCGGtggcgccgcagccgcagccaccGCCAGACGCTGGGGAGCACGCCAACCACACCCATGCCCATGGCGTTCCTG GATACTACAAAGTCCGCGTGAACAGGACGGACACTGCTGcagttcctcctcctcctcctccagctgctgTTGCTcaggctccggctccggctcctcctgctgctggaaTTGAACCGGAAAAGGAACAGAGCTACATTAAAAAACT TCTGATGTGCTTCAAGGGCCGCAAAGACAAGAAATAG